In Prosthecodimorpha staleyi, the DNA window CGGCCGCATGGGCGCTGGCGACCTGCGCGGAGAGGTCGCCGAGGATGCCCTGCGCCTTGTCGGCCGCACCGACCGCGGCGGCGGCCGCGTCCTGGGCGGCCTTGGCGGCGGCCCGGGCCTGTTCCAATGCCTGTTCGGGAGTGAGATTGGCCATGGTTGCCCCCTTCAGCCCTTCAGCGACGGATGGACGATCTGGCCGTCCCGCGTGATCATGGTCGCCTTAACGAGTTCATCCTCGTAGTTGACCGCGAGCGTCTTCTCCTTCTTGTCGATCATGGTCTCGACGAAGGCGAACAGGTTCTTGGCGTAGAGCAGCGAGGCGCTGGCGGCGACGCGGCCGGCCACGTTGAGATGGCCGAGGATCTTGACGCCGCCGATGGTGACGACCTCGCCCGGCACGGAGCCCTCGATATTGCCGCCGCGCTCGACCGCGAGATCGACCAGCACGGAGCCCGGCCGCATCGAGGCGACCATCGCGGCGGTGATCAGCTTCGGCGCCGGCCGACCGGGAATCAGGGCCGTGGTGATGACCATGTCCTGCTTCTTGATGTGCTCGGCGACGAGCGCGGCCTGCTTGGCCTGGTACTCGGCCGACATCGGTTTGGCGTAGCCGGCCGCGGTCTCGGCCTGCTTGAACTCCTCGTCCTCGACCGCCACGAACTTGGCGCCGAGCGAGGCGACCTGTTCCTTGGCGGCGGGGCGCACGTCGGTGGCGGTGACCACCGCACCGAGGCGGCGGGCGGTCGCGATCGCCTGCAGGCCGGCGACGCCGGCGCCCATGACGAACACCTTGGCGGCCGAGACCGTGCCGGCCGCGGTCATCATCATCGGGAAGGCGCGATCATATTCGGCGGCGCCGTCGATGACCGCCCGATAGCCGGCCAGGTTGGCCTGCGACGACAGGATGTCCATGACTTGCGCGCGGGTGATGCGCGGCATGAACTCCATCGAGAAGGCGGTCAGGCCGGCATCGGCGAGCG includes these proteins:
- a CDS encoding Re/Si-specific NAD(P)(+) transhydrogenase subunit alpha, translated to MKIAVPMERDPAEARVAATPDTVKKFKGLGAEVVVETGAGLKSRILDAEYEAAGATIAPDAASVWSGADIVLTVRRPSAEAAALAKRGALLIGALDPYGQQAAVQALADAGLTAFSMEFMPRITRAQVMDILSSQANLAGYRAVIDGAAEYDRAFPMMMTAAGTVSAAKVFVMGAGVAGLQAIATARRLGAVVTATDVRPAAKEQVASLGAKFVAVEDEEFKQAETAAGYAKPMSAEYQAKQAALVAEHIKKQDMVITTALIPGRPAPKLITAAMVASMRPGSVLVDLAVERGGNIEGSVPGEVVTIGGVKILGHLNVAGRVAASASLLYAKNLFAFVETMIDKKEKTLAVNYEDELVKATMITRDGQIVHPSLKG